In the Maridesulfovibrio bastinii DSM 16055 genome, one interval contains:
- a CDS encoding helix-turn-helix transcriptional regulator, translating into MKKENINIFETVSRLADSLTRIMGKNCEIVVHDFSDLSSSLVHVSGNITQRQIGAPITDFIYKAYKDEGNTVADICGYKTIFNGRVMKSSTTFLRNSSGEVVGCMCINLDMTDFLNAKALLEEWTNFSDKSVEPSEKFPASFQEMLDSMLEEAVVEIGKQPGSMNKEERLEFITMLNRRDLFAFKGAVNEVARLLGVTRYTIYNDLKEIKDTNDH; encoded by the coding sequence GTGAAGAAAGAAAATATTAACATTTTTGAAACTGTAAGCAGGTTAGCAGATAGCTTAACCCGAATAATGGGTAAAAATTGTGAAATTGTTGTTCATGATTTTTCAGATCTTAGTTCTTCTTTGGTTCACGTGTCAGGAAACATTACGCAGAGGCAGATCGGAGCACCGATCACGGACTTTATTTATAAAGCCTACAAGGATGAGGGTAATACTGTAGCTGATATCTGCGGCTATAAAACAATCTTCAACGGTAGGGTGATGAAGTCTTCAACCACTTTTCTCCGTAATTCATCAGGAGAAGTTGTCGGGTGTATGTGTATTAATCTGGACATGACTGATTTTTTAAATGCCAAGGCTCTGCTGGAAGAGTGGACTAACTTTTCTGACAAATCTGTTGAGCCTTCTGAAAAGTTTCCAGCTTCTTTTCAGGAAATGCTGGATTCAATGCTGGAAGAAGCCGTTGTGGAGATAGGAAAGCAACCCGGCAGTATGAATAAGGAAGAGCGCTTGGAATTTATAACCATGCTTAACCGTCGGGATCTGTTTGCTTTTAAAGGCGCGGTAAACGAAGTCGCCCGCCTCTTGGGTGTAACCAGATACACCATTTACAACGACCTCAAAGAAATAAAAGACACTAATGATCATTAA
- a CDS encoding pyridoxamine 5'-phosphate oxidase family protein gives MSQDDRSKLNMCLDLIKNNNILVLATYGVDAPHTSLMAYISSDDGHEIYMLSSMNSRKWLNISQNSRVGIMIDDRDGKLANQRESIKALTITGSHIDVSEQEKELILKKFKNSNLEISNTFSGPQCGIIRIRPDSFQLLDGPSDSFYTESI, from the coding sequence ATGAGTCAGGATGACCGCTCAAAGCTCAACATGTGCTTGGACCTCATAAAAAATAATAATATTCTGGTGCTGGCAACGTATGGAGTTGATGCACCACATACATCCCTGATGGCTTACATCTCTTCCGATGACGGGCATGAAATATACATGCTAAGCAGCATGAACAGCCGTAAATGGCTGAATATAAGCCAGAACAGCCGGGTCGGGATAATGATTGACGACCGGGACGGTAAACTTGCCAACCAGCGGGAATCAATTAAAGCATTGACTATTACCGGATCTCACATAGACGTATCGGAACAGGAAAAAGAGCTTATCCTTAAGAAGTTCAAAAACAGTAATCTGGAAATAAGTAATACTTTTTCCGGCCCGCAGTGCGGCATAATACGAATACGCCCGGATTCTTTTCAGCTGCTTGACGGTCCATCAGACTCTTTTTATACGGAGAGCATCTGA
- a CDS encoding MalY/PatB family protein encodes MNYNFDEIHDRTHTSSKKWNPSMYKARFNGHTDLLPLWVADMDFKVSEGINKRLSKVVESGIFGYTGFDDEYYDAIIRWHKEKHNFALAAEDITYTPGVVTAVNFCLEVFTKENDAIIIQTPVYYPFSNAIRNNNRKLITSPLIESEPLYYTMDLEDFERKIIDNDVKMFILCSPHNPVGRVWTREELEKVAEICLKHNVLVISDEIHSDLLFFGNEHTPFMNISEEIAQQTITCTAVSKTFNLAGLKISNIIIKNKELRERYQKFMDQQHLLSPNAFAMEMVKGAYLESDDWYEQVKEYIEGNIQFAADYLEKETENLRMRPLQGTYLGWIDARKFSTDPEVLTELCEVKAKVAFDFGHWFGEEGNGFLRINLACPRSIVAEALSRLKKAVEL; translated from the coding sequence ATGAATTACAATTTTGATGAAATCCATGACAGAACACATACTTCATCTAAAAAATGGAACCCTTCTATGTATAAGGCCAGATTTAACGGTCATACCGACCTTCTGCCTTTATGGGTTGCAGACATGGATTTTAAAGTATCAGAAGGCATAAACAAACGACTGTCAAAAGTAGTTGAGTCCGGGATTTTCGGCTACACCGGTTTTGATGATGAATACTATGATGCGATCATAAGATGGCACAAAGAAAAGCATAATTTTGCCCTTGCTGCGGAAGATATAACCTATACTCCCGGAGTTGTAACAGCCGTAAACTTCTGCCTTGAAGTTTTCACCAAAGAAAATGATGCCATCATAATTCAGACTCCTGTTTATTACCCATTCAGCAATGCCATAAGAAATAACAATAGAAAGCTGATCACATCTCCGCTGATAGAATCTGAGCCGCTTTACTACACTATGGATTTAGAGGACTTCGAGCGTAAAATTATAGATAACGATGTAAAAATGTTTATACTTTGCAGTCCCCATAACCCTGTAGGAAGAGTCTGGACTAGAGAAGAATTAGAGAAAGTTGCGGAAATATGCTTAAAACATAATGTGCTGGTTATTTCAGATGAAATTCACTCGGATCTTCTCTTTTTTGGAAACGAGCACACTCCGTTTATGAATATATCCGAAGAAATAGCCCAACAGACAATCACCTGCACGGCTGTTTCAAAGACCTTCAATCTTGCTGGCTTAAAAATATCAAATATCATCATCAAAAATAAGGAATTGAGAGAGCGCTACCAGAAATTTATGGATCAGCAGCATCTGCTATCACCAAATGCTTTTGCTATGGAAATGGTAAAAGGAGCCTACCTTGAAAGTGATGACTGGTACGAACAGGTGAAAGAATACATTGAAGGCAATATTCAGTTCGCCGCTGATTATTTGGAGAAAGAAACTGAAAATCTTCGGATGCGTCCACTTCAGGGAACCTATCTTGGCTGGATTGATGCCAGAAAGTTTTCAACAGATCCGGAAGTGCTGACAGAACTGTGCGAAGTAAAAGCAAAGGTAGCTTTTGATTTCGGACACTGGTTCGGCGAAGAAGGCAATGGCTTCCTACGCATAAATCTGGCCTGCCCCCGCAGCATAGTGGCAGAAGCCCTAAGCAGATTAAAAAAAGCTGTTGAGTTATAA
- a CDS encoding ATP-grasp domain-containing protein: protein MFILEKPYVSDILAESLSKNQYPTLKNDTALALSQAGINLLSDAEFVAEYKKNPAQPVYSNSENAISWIDEHLDFSPLPKAIRLFKDKAEFRRKLSAANPDFFFQEVLFENLDTIDPSELPLPCVLKPAVGFFSLGVHMIESVEGWHKAVQTVQNDVEKIQKMYPAKVLEVDRFIIEQCIEGEEFAVDAYYDKDGEPVILNILGHIFASSEDVSDRVYYTSVDVIQKYREKFIEALKAAGKGSGLKNFPLHAEIRVDKDGNLGFIEVNPMRFAGWCVTDLAYYAYGINNYEAFMSGSHPDWDKIYEEHKNKVYAMILGEIDGSVDFTKIRDVDYDSFKSLFKKPLALRRIDYNKHPVFAFMFAEYTKDEMSELKKITTVDFNKYLIV from the coding sequence ATGTTCATTTTAGAAAAACCTTATGTTTCAGATATTCTTGCCGAGTCATTATCAAAAAACCAATATCCTACTCTCAAAAATGATACGGCATTAGCGCTGTCTCAGGCAGGGATAAACCTGCTCTCTGATGCTGAATTCGTAGCCGAATACAAAAAAAATCCTGCTCAGCCTGTATACAGCAATTCCGAAAATGCAATCAGCTGGATTGACGAACATCTTGATTTCAGCCCTCTTCCCAAAGCGATCAGACTCTTCAAAGACAAAGCCGAATTCAGGCGCAAGCTTTCTGCTGCAAATCCTGATTTTTTCTTTCAGGAAGTTTTGTTTGAAAATCTTGATACGATTGATCCCTCAGAGCTGCCCCTGCCTTGTGTTTTAAAGCCGGCAGTAGGTTTTTTCAGTCTTGGTGTACACATGATAGAAAGTGTCGAAGGCTGGCATAAAGCTGTTCAAACCGTTCAAAATGATGTTGAAAAAATTCAGAAAATGTATCCGGCTAAAGTGCTGGAAGTTGACCGCTTCATAATAGAGCAATGCATTGAAGGCGAAGAGTTTGCCGTTGATGCTTATTACGATAAAGATGGCGAGCCGGTTATACTCAATATTTTAGGGCATATCTTTGCTTCGAGCGAGGATGTAAGCGACAGGGTTTACTATACTTCAGTCGATGTTATCCAAAAATACCGCGAAAAATTTATTGAAGCATTAAAAGCTGCCGGAAAAGGCTCCGGCCTTAAAAATTTTCCTCTGCATGCTGAAATACGCGTGGATAAAGATGGCAACTTGGGTTTTATAGAAGTTAACCCAATGCGCTTTGCCGGATGGTGTGTAACTGACCTCGCTTATTATGCCTATGGCATCAATAATTACGAAGCTTTTATGTCCGGCAGTCATCCTGACTGGGATAAAATTTACGAAGAGCATAAAAATAAAGTCTATGCGATGATTCTAGGTGAAATTGACGGCAGTGTTGACTTCACAAAAATTCGTGACGTTGATTATGACAGCTTCAAATCTCTTTTCAAAAAGCCATTGGCTCTGAGGCGCATCGATTACAATAAGCATCCTGTTTTCGCTTTCATGTTCGCCGAATACACCAAGGATGAAATGTCCGAATTGAAAAAAATAACCACGGTTGATTTCAACAAATACCTAATAGTTTAA